Part of the Plasmodium knowlesi strain H genome assembly, chromosome: 11 genome is shown below.
tttttgtgtgttttttttttttttttttgtaccatCCGTTTGAAAAGTTCTCCTTTTCACCACGCAGTGCTCATAGCTGTGTCATAGACCGATTTTTGCATGCCTGCGcgtgaatatattttctacCAATTAACAAAAGAACATTTGCAAATTGTTTTGAAGCATTTGTGTCCGTGTATAGGTTCGATGCGAATGTTCCGTCCACCGAACCCGACACATGCCTGCGTTTGTTCTTCCTGTTTGTTCTACCTATTTGTTctacaattttgttttttttgagtCTGTTTTTTTGAGTTTGTTTTTTGAGTTTGTTCTTtgagtttgttttttttgagtttgtttttttgaattctattttttgaattcctttttttgaggttttttttttttttttttagtttgtACCTTAGGGCTCCCACTCTATCGTGGGAAAGTTTCCGCGCCCTGCGGAAGCACCGAGGGCTACCTCCTAATTTGAACCGTTCCACGCGTGCTTCCGTTTGGGTAGATGCACTCTCGGTTGCAAGTGTTAACTCTTACATATGCCCACTTTCCTTTTAGCAACGTGCTTATATCCATTAGAAGAAAAGTTGATATACCATTTCCGTTTGCCTCCTCTGTGATTAATGAATAGTCACAAGTGGAGGGATTCTCCATTTGTCATGTAAATTTTTGTagcattctttttcttttgaattttttctaaatatcttctaaatttttcttcaattttaaatttatatcTAAACCGGAGGAACCTCCGGGTTTAGTCTGTTTTTCGAAGTTAGCTTCGTTTGTCTATTTTACATAGTTTGGCTAGCTTAAAGTATGGTGTGACTCTCCTTCGTCTCTCTCATCGTGCATAGGACTCATGTCGCACATGTTGCGTCTGTTTCGTCCCgtctacatattttttttttttttttttttttttttttgtcttgtATTAATTTTTGCACCTTTCTAATTGCATCATTTTGAAGAACATTCCTTTTGTTCGAGTATTATGCGTGATTTTTGTCTTTCTGGTTATGCGAATCCAACAGTGAAGCTTACAGCAACCACACTTTTCTGAGCAGGAAGGCACCTCCTCGATCGGTTCTCCTGTAGATGTTGTGAGGGATATCTGGGATAGGTTGACAGAAACGGAAGTGTCTCCCTATTTTTTCGCTTCGAGGATAACGCGAAGATAGCGTAATTATTTTACTCaatgtttttctcttttttcggGGGGCAAACTGCACATAGTAGTTTGTTCGTATGAGGGGGAATCCTTAGCAAAGTAGCGCCAATGTGAAAGTCACTTCATCGTGTTGACGGGACAACGAATGCACAATTACAGGCTAGATTGCTTCTCCTATCGAGTTGTTAGATAGAAGGGTGAAGATTTAACATAAGAGTGTTTTCATGTGGTGTGTACACTAACGTGGCGTATCGACGTAACAAACGTGCAGTGATACCCCCTGCGAATTCATACATagatattttttaacaaggAAAACGGATCGATACAAGTGTTTCAAGACAACGTAGGGGTAAATGCAAAGTGTTGTCCTGGAATCAGACCCAGTGGGGACAATTGAGGGGGCCTTATCAGAGGATTCCTGTCAGGGGGGAATCCATGTGAATGGCGATGTTAGCGGCGACGTGTGTAGTCCTAGTGTTGGTGGTTGTGTTGATGCCCCTGCGTGTGAATCTCCCAACCAGGAGATAACGCATAACGACGAAGCATCCAGGTGTAAGGAAGTAAACATAAAGAGCGAGCCAGTCATCGTGATAGACAAAGTGGAACGATGTTTGGTAGTTGAGTGGTACGAAAATGACATCAGAAGGGAGCAAAGAATTTcctataaaaaatatggaaatgaTAAGGCGAAATTAAGAGCTAAGGAATtgatagaaaaattaaaagcagGTATAACGTTCGAGCAGTTATACCCGGACAAAGGACCACCCATCGTTCGGGTGTATCAGGATGTGGGTGTATATCGAGTGTCATTGATAAGGGATAGAATCGAGAGGGAATGGAGAGTTGAGTGGACAGATAATGATACTCCAATGAAAGCCAGATGGTCATGCAAGAAAGTAGGTAATGATGAGGCACAAAAAAGGGCAGAGACATTTGCGCAAAGTTTGATTGAGGGAGTTTTTAATCCTATTTTGTTGCACAAAGCTACGGGTACGAGATTCTCAAGGTCAGACAGAACTGTTGTAAAGATTAATGtatacatgaaaaaaaacgtgaagaggaaaaataagtGTAAAGTAatcagggggggggataactcttccttaattttaggaaagggaattaaaaatgagTTAAGGAAAGGCAAAATGAAACGTTCAGGTGATACTGTTGATGGTTCACTTATGGAAGGATCAAACATGGTTCATAGGAATCAGGCCTACAGTGGAAGTACCTTGagtaatatatttataaaaagtGAGAGTAGCACGTTAGACGGAAGGACTGATAGTAATTATGTGAGGAGCATCGAAGGGGAGGATGCTCATGTTGCTTTGCCTGAGCAGAGTTACCTTTTGAGTGAGTATCATGTCGaggaaaaccctaaacaagGGGGAGGAAtcaatgagaagaaaaggaattacAAGTCTAGGGGGAATGGCTCGAAAGgggagagaataaaaaagacacCAAAGGATGGTTCAAAactgaagagaaaaatggcaCGGCGGGTAAAAGACACGATGAGAGGTGTAATGGGTGACTCTGCGGAGGAGGGGGTGACAGATCAATACAGAGATTCTCAGATGGATGGCACAAACAATTTAAACCTACTAAGTTGCTATGCAGAAATGGGAAATGTAGATGTAGCTGCTTTCTCATCTAACAGTAAtcaagtaaaaaatgaaccagGTATATGTGATCCGTTATGCATACCATACAGTGACAATGGGGGAGTTATGTTGAACTGTAGAAATGGGTCCGTGGAACCTGGAGCCATGATGAACAACTATGTTGTCCCTTGTGAGCAGTACGAAGGTTACCGTATGGGGAGTTTTATGGCCAAAGGCGGTGACTACTCCTCtaggtatgtatatgcaACGAAGAGTAATTCCTACGCAGTGTATGTTAACGGAGGCATGGAACATGGGGCTTTGTGTTATGGTGGTGATGTGCACCGTGGTGATATGCCCCATAGCAACGTACACAGTTTTCATTACGGGGGGGAGGATCCCTTTGGGAGGAGTCACACCATTCGGAATGAACACGTTCCGGGGGGAAGCCCTCTACCCGTCGGTCACTGCACGAACGGCGCTGTGTTGAGGGCAGAGGGATATAATCCCTACATGATGAGTTACACTGGAGGAGGAATGGCATCCCACATGGGAATTATGCGGAGGGCAGTAGACATGGAGGCTGTGCATAGGGACGATCCAAATCATGGTGTACTTCGCGACACTGTGGGGGATTCCCACGGGTATAGTGTACTCCCTCATAAAATTAACCTAAAGAATAAGAAGCCCGTGAGAGATCGAATAtgtcatttgaaaaaaataaaatgcgaAGAGGATGGAAATGACGTGGAGGGGAAAGACCCACACAATGGAGGTGAAAAGAACAAGGAGACCAAGTGCTTGTCCTTAGGAGGGAACGACATTAACACTGTTAACGGTGATGGAAACGGAGTAGATGATCCTCTCCCAGATTCCTACAAtgcagaaaggaaaaagagaaagcgAAGCACAAATAAgaactttagggggggggactTCCTACTCGATGAGGAGTTGAGTAAATATTTCTCTACACACAACAATATTCAGTTAAGGAAAAATCAGAAGGCGCTGAGGAATGATCCAGATGGAGTAGCTAGCCATGTTGGGGATGAATCCATGGGAGTGCGTAGGGGAAGACGTTATAGTAGCATCACCAGCGACATACATGGGGGTAGTGCGCACTTGAGAACCGTTAATCAAGAAGGATCTAAGGAACGACAAGGAAGCGCCTACGGATGTAGAGACGTGGTACCCATCGTGAGAAGGAGCAACAGTGTCGAGATGAACGAAAATGATAATGCACTAATGGAGTCTAGCATGGTTGAGGTTGAAATTGCAGGACAGAAGATCCTGACGGCGGAACCTTCGAGCAAACCTCGGAGACGAACGAAGCGTTCGAAAATTAGTGGAGCGAACCAAAGCGCTTTAAACATGGTAGACACGATTGGACAGAGGGAGAATTCTGTTCATTATGGTGATAGAAATGACATGAGAACATCTTATAGGAGGTACAGGGCACATGGGAAGAGAGATGACTCTGCTTGCGGTGGGTTCGGATCTTATCCAATGTCCAACCTTGGTGGTATGTTGATATGTAACTCtggttttccttcccaaTGGAGCCGGAACAATGACGGTCGCAATGGTGACGTGCTGAATGGCAACGCAGGAGGGGATTCTTCTGCACGTGGTTTTCATCCAAGCACTTTGAACTTCAGAGCGGAGCCCCACGCTGAGAACCCAGGAATCGTCATAGCGAAGTATCATGAGAATGTAGGAGTGCATGGAGGAGTGAAAATAAGGGAGAACGTCGGAGCAGTGGTCAGAACGAACGATAGAGCAGACGGCGGTGGTGAACCTGTGCATTTCTCTCCTACCGACATGGCGGAAGGGAAGACTCACCTAATGAACCTAAGAAAGACGAGGAGGAGAATCACCCCAGTTAGTAGTGACCAACCCAGTGAGATACATCGTAAGAATGACAATTTAAATTTATCCCTCAGAGGAAGCAGTACAATCGAGTTTGTAGAGAACCCAAGAGGGTACAGAGTACCATATGAATATGAGTCCCGATTATTTTATGAGCATTTTGAGGTTCCTCTAAATTCAGAAAAGGAATTTGAGTTACAGCAGAGGTACTTTGCGCGCTTGTTctctttgcacattttagCTGTTGGATGGAACGCTAACAAGAATGCCCGCGTGGAGGACTACATGCAGGAGTTATCCGATCCTGCCTTTCAATTTCTCACCATGGGTGACATGAACAATTGTAGCGATGCTCCATGTGGTGATCCCTCTCCCCCTAGTGAGGAGAACAGACCTATTGGCAATATGGAAGGGAAGTTGGACAAGTTGAATGGAAGCGAATTACAGAACGGCCAATTCATTACGTCTAACAGGTTGACAATTGAACAGATGGGTACAGACCATTGCTACTTCAATTCGGTGGGTGATGGCACCTCGAGGGTTATTGAGGATGGGTCCGGGCTTAACGTTGCCCCGGACGACGCGCACCACTTGATTTCATcagaggagaaaataaatggtGCCCTCTCCCCAGGTGAGGTGTGTGATGTGGAGGAGGGACTTAACACGTACAGAATGAACGACTGCTACGCGGCCAGTAACGTTAGACGTTTGGATGAACTAGAAGAAGGAAACCATATGGGAGCACCAAGTGGGGATCAGGAGGTGGGAGACATGAGCAAGTATGGGCATACGCATCTTATGGGTAACCTAAATGATGGACACCATTTTGGTGGTTTTGCCGTTTTTGGTGACATGCTGAACGGGAATGTGCCTGGCGGAATTAATGGCTACGCCTACCCGGATGGTATAAGCGGCCTGGGCGGTCCATACAGAACGTGTATGATGAGCAATATGAACGTCGCAGGGGGAGTGGATTACCGATTGGGTAATTACCAGGGTTCTAACGACGTGGGGTCTGtaaatgggaaggaaggCGCAGGGTGCTTgagtggagaaggaaaaaaccaGAACGGATTATGTGTAAGctcaggagaaggaatgaatcTGGGCGTAGCCAATGAAGAAGGTCTGATCCTTCGGAATTTGAGTTATTCTAAGGGATTGAATCCAACGCATCTGCATGGAAAAGATATTGTGAGCCAAAATATGCACCGGGCTGTTAGTATGCCTTATGACCAGGAGGGGAAGTACTTACAGGTTAACGAACCTTTTGATAAGAATGTGGGAGGGAATTTCGAATATGTCCAGAATTACATGCAAAAGATAAACCCTTTAAGTATTAATATTAACAACGTGGATGAAGGTTCCTATGAACTACCGTTAGGTGGGGGAAGTACTTTGCCGTTCCAGGAGATGACCATGGTGAGTGGCACCCCATGGGAAGGGAGACAAGATAACGAAGCCACATTTGGTGCATTGAACACTGAAAAAGTTAACCATTACAAGGGTTTTATTGATCGGACGGGTCATGTCCCCATGGTGCCCTccaaaggggaggaagaaaattactCTAATCTACAGAATAGCATAAGGAAAACTACCGAGCTGGACGCGTTAGCGGCATGTGGTAGGGAAGACAATTCTTACGGTGTAGGAATCGCCCAGTATGATCTTGCTCTGATTGAGGGAGAAGAAGCACAGTCCCAAAGAATGGGGTATATGAATTCGCCGTATGGAAGGGGGCATGATGGGATTAACGAAGAGAGGTTGGACTCAGGGGTAATGGAAAAGAATGTGAACGTTACGCGGGATAGTGACTACCTCTACTATAACGGATACGCCAATGAAGGCATGCACAAGTGTACGGAAGAAGACAATTACAATATCGTTGATAAATTGAATGATGATGTCAGCAGTAGTAATATACAGGGCAATGGTGATTTCTCCATTCACGAGAAGGTGAACTACCAATTTGGACACATGGTTAAGATGCTCCCAAGTTATGAGCATCTGGAACGGGAAGGTAGCTGTGTAGATAATGTTGTGGATAGGGAGGCACAGTCCCAGTTTGACAACGCACATTATCGTTTTGGCGTCTGCAGCGGGGATGCTAACCCGTCCATTGGAGATGTGGTTACAGGAAAGGAGCGCACGGATGAACTGAGCGAAAAGGACAACCGTTGCGACCATCATAGTGGCAACCAGAATACAACTCCAAGCAGTTACGACGACGTGGCATACGGCAGTGAAGTTAGGAAGAATAACCTGACCTCCACATCTATTTCCACTCCCATGACAAACATGAAGGATATGAACAACTACGAATACTTCGATAGCAGGAAAATGGTCGATAAGCTCAGATTCACTTCAAATTCAAGTACCATAAATACGGAATATTTACCAAGTAACCTTTTAAATTCTATAAGCATGAACAACCTGTGTCCTTCCAATAATATAAATGAACAAGTGCAGAAGTAGTAGCGGCAGGTCGGGGGTACCGTTAAGGGAAGAATTAGACGCGTAagacaaagggaaaaaataaaagtatagTAGAAGGTAACAAGTTAATGACTAGTTTAGAAGGACCATAAGATCGTACGTCATCTTCACGCAGTATATGATATAATTATATTGCATACTGTGATCTGGTAGCTCCACTAATATAGATATTTCCTTGATGAAAGACTAACTGCCACCACGCtcaacatatttttttttttttttttttctcttttgtgaCAAGTAATAGCTAATTTCTTGAGTTATTTATTTGTGTAAAATGgctgacttgttcaggttttttttttttggcaacttTAGAATATCGTGATTGTGTCCACGTTGTGATGCACTTTTTAGAGCTCATTTTAATTATGCCCAAATAGGAGAATCTATCCCTGCGCATAGGATACACCCCTTTTGTTGCATACCTCAACATGCGAACGCATACCACACTAGCAATATGAAACAGCTGTCCAGCAATGAAATTCTTTCCTTGCCCCAGAGGAGGAGACGACGAGTTGGTAGGGACAGCGATAGTAGTGACGAAGTGGAATTAGGGAATAACGGCGAGCAGATTGGGCACGGCGGGCGCAGGAAGAACAAGTGACCTGCGGagtggaagaaatttttttttatctgtcttttcttcttttttttttttgacaatttACTGCATAATCAAGGACTCATTTCCTTCATCACTACGGTGTTTTAAACGCATCATGTAGGGGTGCGGAGGACATAAACACGGGGGAGTACATCTGTTCATGGTGCAGAGAATACCCATCCCATTCCTCCTCATATACTTTTAAGGTGAAGGGGATGGGGGGAAGGTTAATATTATTACGGTCTCCTGAACACCTCATGTCGTGGTAGAAATAGTTCTTGTGGTAGAATTGGTCGTTGTGTTAATTCCTGTAATTTTTGGACCCCGAAACAAATATTCAACCCCCCTTAGaccctttcccccccaaaaggttcttcatttctggaccgaaaaaactaaaccctgGACCATGGAAATCATGAGAACGGATCTCTGAACCACAATTCATGAACTCTGAAcattgaaccctaaacccttcccccaccctaaaccttccttcctcccccctaaaccctcttccctttccctccctaaaccttctttcatttctcccttaaattttcttttcttctcattcaatcttcttctttcttctcccttttaaggaaccttctttttttcccttaaacaactgcttctttccctcccttaaacagaacattccttttcctaaacaaaacattccttccttaaacaaaACATTACTTCTCttaaacaaaacattccttctcttaaaCAGAACATTCCatcccttaaaccttccttttttttccctcccttaaaccttccttctccttccccctaaatcttctttcattcccttaaACTTGCCTTCTTACTTTTTCTATActttaaacattctttccttcttttctcccttaaagtaccttctttttcttccttccttcattcattctttttctcctctaaaaccttccttccttctcctcccgtAAACTtgcctttttcctttgaacctcctttaagaaaccttctttccttcccctgaaaccttcttcccctccaatttttaaaaccttctcttttccttaccttctcctctatgaaataaaaaaaaaaaaaaaaaaaaaggaggaacctttctccttcccttccctctcctcccttaagaacGTTAAAATAACAGGCTATATCTTATTGTTGTTAAAAAGTACGAAGGAACAGAAGCTTCATTCCGTCCCCTTTAaaactttcttccttttccctctttataataaaaaagaagaaaaaaaaattctccctTCATGTTGTTAACTACCAGGCCATAtcttattgttctaataactgAGAAAAGAGAACctacttcttccctttaaaacttcattccttttcctcccataaacaaaacatttcttcccttccctccctaaaacaaaaatttgcaactacttcttccctccctaaaacaaaaattttcatcttcttcttcccttccctcccttaagGTGGCTAAACACTAAgtcatatattgttgttctgaagaaccgaggaaaaagaaccttcttttcttcttttcctcaaggggaaaaaaaataaaaaaaaaaaaaaaaattttcaactttcttcttcccttctctccCTTAAGGACGTTAAAATACCAGGACATATCTTATTGTTATTAAAAAGaacgaaggaacagaagCTTCTTTCTGTCCCTTTTaaactttctttcttttccctctttataattaaaaaaaaaaagaaaaaaaaattctccccTCCCTTCATGttgttaagtaccaggccatatattattgttgttctaaagaacagagggaaaagaacattCCTCCTTATATTCCCCGTTTAGGAAacctcccttctttttccttttcttccccccttgaaaaccttcctactcccccctccctaaaacaaaaactttcaacttccttctctccctgaaataaaaattttcaacttccttcttcccttccctccatTAAAGAGTTAAGTAGCAGGCCATATCTTATTGTTGTTAAAAAGaacgaaggaacagaagcttcttccttttttcctcctttaaggaaccttccttcttttccctctttataattaaaaaaaaagaaaaaaaaaatttcaactttttcttccctccctaaaaaaaaaatcttcaacatccttccctctccccttaaggtggttatgtaccaggccatattattgttccAATAAtataggaaagaacctttccttcatccttcttattttcttttcttttcaaaccttctttctttcttcttttctttccttttatgaAGAAGTTgcctggaaaaaaagaagaaaagaaaaagaaaagaaaaaagagaagaagaaaagaaaaaagagaagaagaaagaaaaagaaaagaaaggaaagaagaagaaaaaaaaaagaaaaagaaagaaagaaaagaaaaagaaaagaagaaaagaaaaagaaaaaaaaagaagaaaagaaaaagaaaaaaagagaagaagaagaaagaagaagaagaaaacaaggaaaaaaaagaagaagaaaaccaGGAAGAAGGACGGTTAAAcggggaaagaaggtttagagTGAGAGTGAGAGTTTGGGCGAGCaggggaagaggaggaagtaacAGGAGGTAactgaaaggaaaagaaaaaaaaaaaaaaaaaaaaaaaggatagtagttccaaaaaaaagaaaatatatggaatgaaaaaagaaggtctTGAAGactgaatatatatatatatttttttgttttaagaattgtgagagaaaaaaattttttttttttctgtagttATGTTAAATTTTCTATAATATACAAATTgtagaggagaagaagaacaggaacAGAACAAATAGAGAATAAAGTAACAACGAACATAGAACAAATCATGGAAGAAgcaggtggtggtggtggtggtggtggtggtggtggtgaatTGTTACATAAGTGGTTGGAGGAGAAGGTGAAGGCGGCACAGGGGACGTATACGGGTGTAGCGGATGCCGCAGCGGCGGCACAAAAAATTACAGTAAGtgaatacatatacacatatacatatgttgacatgtatacatatacatatacatatatacatatacatatatatatacatatacatatacatatacatatgtatatatttgtatgtatgtatatatatgtgtatatttatgtatatattccattcttcctttcttcgtTGTTGTAGGAGGAGTTGAAGAATGATATAGTGGCAACAtgggaaaaattgaagactTCCTTGGCGCAAGCGGGGGCCGTTGAAATAGAGGGTCTCTGTAGTGACGTCGCTGGGAAAGAGGGGGGTGGCATAGAGGAGGAATATCTGAAGAATTTATGTAAAGGAATTGTCGAAATGAGATATTTCATAAGTGGGGGGAGTTCGCAGATAAGGTGGGGGCTCAAGTTTGAATCGGACATTAAACCGCATGAATGGTATCCACGTTGCATTGTTGGAACAGTTGCCCTATCTGAAATTTATGGCGATCATTGTAAATTGAAGGAAGTGATTAATCGAATATCGGACAGGGCGGACGGGAAGTTAGAGGAACATAGGGAGAAGGACGGTGCAAAATTGGATAAATGTAAAGGACTTACAGACACCGACATATTGTTCGGTAAAACCGTTCTTCAGGGTACAATCAAAGATTGGGTGGTCGAACAGAGGACATACGCGGAGAATAAAGAGAGGAACATAAGAAGTAAGGCACCCTGGAGAATAAGAAAACCGTGGGAAAAGTGGCCAAGTGTCTGTAATCATAAGAAGAGGGCGGAAGGGCAGGCAGGGGaggcaaggaaaaaagaactaAGAGAAGAGAATGCGCAGAGTATGACAACATTCATGAAACTAAACAACGACACCACCACCATTCAAAATAGTGGTGGTAGTAGTGTAATGCCTTTATCAGACGTTCTCATAGGTGAAAGTAAAGATTATTCATTGGACTTAGGCAAATTAACGAAAGTATTTGAGGATGTCATACAGAACAACAATACTGGTACTGCTGATTTAGCTGGGGCCATAATAGAGAAGATAACGAAGCAATCTGATGAAAAATTAggtaagtattttttttattaaagtGTTTCATTATGAAAatgttaatatattaatataatacattattaatatattaatgtattaatgtattaatgtattagtgtattgatatattaataatgtattagtgtattgatatattaaaaatgtattaatgtattaatatattaatgtattaatgtattaatatattacattattaatatattacattattaatatattacattattaatgtattaatatattacattattaatgtattaatgtaataaaaagaaggaaaagtaatgaaaaaaaagaaaaggaaaagaaaaagaaaaggaaagaaaaagaaggggaaagaaaaaaaaagaaaaatgtattaatattagaagaaaacagtaagtaaagaaatggattaa
Proteins encoded:
- a CDS encoding AP2 domain transcription factor, putative; this encodes MQSVVLESDPVGTIEGALSEDSCQGGIHVNGDVSGDVCSPSVGGCVDAPACESPNQEITHNDEASRCKEVNIKSEPVIVIDKVERCLVVEWYENDIRREQRISYKKYGNDKAKLRAKELIEKLKAGITFEQLYPDKGPPIVRVYQDVGVYRVSLIRDRIEREWRVEWTDNDTPMKARWSCKKVGNDEAQKRAETFAQSLIEGVFNPILLHKATGTRFSRSDRTVVKINVYMKKNVKRKNKCKVIRGGDNSSLILGKGIKNELRKGKMKRSGDTVDGSLMEGSNMVHRNQAYSGSTLSNIFIKSESSTLDGRTDSNYVRSIEGEDAHVALPEQSYLLSEYHVEENPKQGGGINEKKRNYKSRGNGSKGERIKKTPKDGSKLKRKMARRVKDTMRGVMGDSAEEGVTDQYRDSQMDGTNNLNLLSCYAEMGNVDVAAFSSNSNQVKNEPGICDPLCIPYSDNGGVMLNCRNGSVEPGAMMNNYVVPCEQYEGYRMGSFMAKGGDYSSRYVYATKSNSYAVYVNGGMEHGALCYGGDVHRGDMPHSNVHSFHYGGEDPFGRSHTIRNEHVPGGSPLPVGHCTNGAVLRAEGYNPYMMSYTGGGMASHMGIMRRAVDMEAVHRDDPNHGVLRDTVGDSHGYSVLPHKINLKNKKPVRDRICHLKKIKCEEDGNDVEGKDPHNGGEKNKETKCLSLGGNDINTVNGDGNGVDDPLPDSYNAERKKRKRSTNKNFRGGDFLLDEELSKYFSTHNNIQLRKNQKALRNDPDGVASHVGDESMGVRRGRRYSSITSDIHGGSAHLRTVNQEGSKERQGSAYGCRDVVPIVRRSNSVEMNENDNALMESSMVEVEIAGQKILTAEPSSKPRRRTKRSKISGANQSALNMVDTIGQRENSVHYGDRNDMRTSYRRYRAHGKRDDSACGGFGSYPMSNLGGMLICNSGFPSQWSRNNDGRNGDVLNGNAGGDSSARGFHPSTLNFRAEPHAENPGIVIAKYHENVGVHGGVKIRENVGAVVRTNDRADGGGEPVHFSPTDMAEGKTHLMNLRKTRRRITPVSSDQPSEIHRKNDNLNLSLRGSSTIEFVENPRGYRVPYEYESRLFYEHFEVPLNSEKEFELQQRYFARLFSLHILAVGWNANKNARVEDYMQELSDPAFQFLTMGDMNNCSDAPCGDPSPPSEENRPIGNMEGKLDKLNGSELQNGQFITSNRLTIEQMGTDHCYFNSVGDGTSRVIEDGSGLNVAPDDAHHLISSEEKINGALSPGEVCDVEEGLNTYRMNDCYAASNVRRLDELEEGNHMGAPSGDQEVGDMSKYGHTHLMGNLNDGHHFGGFAVFGDMLNGNVPGGINGYAYPDGISGLGGPYRTCMMSNMNVAGGVDYRLGNYQGSNDVGSVNGKEGAGCLSGEGKNQNGLCVSSGEGMNLGVANEEGLILRNLSYSKGLNPTHLHGKDIVSQNMHRAVSMPYDQEGKYLQVNEPFDKNVGGNFEYVQNYMQKINPLSININNVDEGSYELPLGGGSTLPFQEMTMVSGTPWEGRQDNEATFGALNTEKVNHYKGFIDRTGHVPMVPSKGEEENYSNLQNSIRKTTELDALAACGREDNSYGVGIAQYDLALIEGEEAQSQRMGYMNSPYGRGHDGINEERLDSGVMEKNVNVTRDSDYLYYNGYANEGMHKCTEEDNYNIVDKLNDDVSSSNIQGNGDFSIHEKVNYQFGHMVKMLPSYEHLEREGSCVDNVVDREAQSQFDNAHYRFGVCSGDANPSIGDVVTGKERTDELSEKDNRCDHHSGNQNTTPSSYDDVAYGSEVRKNNLTSTSISTPMTNMKDMNNYEYFDSRKMVDKLRFTSNSSTINTEYLPSNLLNSISMNNLCPSNNINEQVQK